The following DNA comes from Verrucomicrobiia bacterium.
GGCACCCCTCATCCTCATTCCTTCTCCCCTCCGAGGGGAGAAGGACGAACGAGTGCCGTGCGCTTTCTAAATGCCATGGTTTACATTCCCTCAGGCTTTAACGAGTTGATCGCATGAGTCTGTTTGAGGCCCAGCGCAGTTTTGATTTGAAGACGTTGCGGGCTTCGGTGCGGGAGCTGGCGACGGAGGGGATTTTTCTGGGGACGTCTTCGTGGAAGTATCCGGGATGGCTGGGGCAGTTGTATGACCGGGACCGGTATGAGACGCGGGGGAAGTTCTCGCAGGCGCGGTTCAATAAGGAGTGTTTGGAGGAGTATGCCACGGTGTTTCCGACGGTGAGTGTGGATGCGGCGTATTACAATTTTCCCACGGAGAAGTATGCGCAGGGGCTGGCGGCTTTAGTGCCGCCGGGATTTGAGTTCGGGTTCAAGGTGACGGATGACATCACGGTGAAGCGGTTTCCCAAGATCCCGCGCTTTGCGGAGAAGGGCGGGCAGTTGAATCCGTTTTTTCTGAGCCCGGAGGTGTTCGTGCGGGATTTTCTGAATCCGCTGGAGTGCATCAAGGAGAAGGTGGGCGTGCTGATCTTTGAGTTCTCGAATTTCAAGATGGAGGATTATGTGCGGGGGCGGGATTTCATCGTCCAACTGGATAATTTTCTGGGCAGTCTGCCGGTGGGGTGGCGTTATGCGGTGGAGG
Coding sequences within:
- a CDS encoding DUF72 domain-containing protein — its product is MSLFEAQRSFDLKTLRASVRELATEGIFLGTSSWKYPGWLGQLYDRDRYETRGKFSQARFNKECLEEYATVFPTVSVDAAYYNFPTEKYAQGLAALVPPGFEFGFKVTDDITVKRFPKIPRFAEKGGQLNPFFLSPEVFVRDFLNPLECIKEKVGVLIFEFSNFKMEDYVRGRDFIVQLDNFLGSLPVGWRYAVEVRNRSFLHPDYFAMLRQYGIAHVFTSWTKMPKISDQWAMPEAMTADFVVARLLLQPGMSFEAAGELFEPFEEIRSPYPEGVEAAARMLLEMKQKPAPKRCFVYMANRLEGNSLMSLLRVLEKMRG